The Enteractinococcus fodinae genome has a segment encoding these proteins:
- a CDS encoding GlcG/HbpS family heme-binding protein translates to MTSNTSDISLQLAQTVADAALRRAEELELKMNVAVVDAGANLKAFHRMDGAWLGSIDISIKKARTARYFDMETGALSPMVQPGKPLYHMEFSNDGLITFPGGIPLKLDDGTIIGAIGVSGSTVDNDQIVAEAGVAALESAVK, encoded by the coding sequence TTGACCAGCAACACCTCAGACATTTCCCTACAACTGGCCCAAACCGTGGCCGACGCAGCACTGCGCCGGGCCGAAGAGCTCGAACTGAAAATGAACGTGGCAGTCGTCGACGCGGGTGCCAATCTCAAAGCATTTCATCGCATGGACGGTGCCTGGCTGGGCAGCATCGACATCTCCATCAAAAAAGCCCGCACCGCACGGTATTTCGATATGGAAACCGGCGCACTATCACCCATGGTGCAGCCCGGCAAACCGCTGTATCACATGGAATTCTCCAATGACGGCCTGATCACCTTCCCGGGCGGCATCCCGCTGAAACTCGACGACGGCACCATCATCGGTGCGATCGGGGTCAGCGGATCGACCGTCGATAATGATCAAATCGTGGCCGAAGCAGGCGTGGCAGCCCTCGAATCTGCAGTCAAGTAA
- a CDS encoding cory-CC-star protein — MSSWWHRFSAGLREFYIAPYRRTFARAKRDEEDLFMMLVLSEALGVPNPASGVTLELLPEMLDRMHEWHTRQGLDHSPIEGFKCC, encoded by the coding sequence ATGAGCAGTTGGTGGCACCGCTTCAGCGCTGGGTTACGCGAGTTCTACATCGCGCCCTACCGGCGCACCTTCGCGAGGGCCAAACGCGACGAAGAGGACCTGTTTATGATGCTGGTCCTGTCCGAAGCCCTCGGCGTGCCCAACCCGGCCTCCGGGGTCACGCTAGAACTCCTACCCGAAATGCTGGACCGCATGCACGAATGGCACACCCGCCAGGGCCTGGACCATTCACCCATCGAAGGGTTCAAATGTTGCTAG
- a CDS encoding FAD-dependent oxidoreductase: MTNQAQGSIGTVTVRGLPDEVDLAIIGSGGAGLMAGLTAAKEGARVLIVESMPIVGGATGISAGAAWIPAHGFAKKALGVHDSLDQARRYIYAEDRDQKLDPDMVEAFLHNGPKVARYIEEHTNFGWIPAIWPDYRSDIPGASVGRALFPGPYNPDGLGEAAQFVRPALTTGMAKNPMPFWLLGGVSSDDVWIAGPALVGALLEANLRNGVDVRVSAPATGLITEGSRVTGLTVEHDGKEHSVRTTRGVLIASGGFESAEDKTTQHLGAPMGTHVSPRGHNGIALQLADEIGAELTSMEDAWWMPGVQIPGETLDGKPLSRLLLGERSLPHSIIVNAAGKRFTNEAESYDKFGAAMRQVDPATGDMPNDPAWFVFDQNFWEKFGLFGVTPGGDVPEYVYQADSLSELAEQIDVDPVGLLRTVDEFNPEAVQGRDPWFNRGETLFDRYFGAFNPRMGEAAPDAQAPAATAKARATIAKLIGPIASKGAGFVAGRLNPDTLRSMIVGPLTKIMRPVLKSPQSSTLGPINKGPFYAIKVHSSALGTVGGPKTDAQGRVLSTNGDVVPGLFAAGNAGGAPLGGFYGGAGGTISLGLVFGHLAGRTAAVGS, encoded by the coding sequence ATGACAAACCAAGCTCAAGGATCTATCGGGACGGTCACCGTACGCGGGTTACCCGATGAGGTCGATCTCGCGATCATCGGATCCGGCGGGGCCGGGCTCATGGCTGGCCTGACCGCCGCAAAAGAAGGCGCCCGCGTGCTGATTGTCGAATCCATGCCCATTGTCGGTGGCGCCACCGGGATCTCGGCCGGAGCGGCCTGGATCCCCGCACACGGCTTTGCGAAGAAAGCTCTTGGCGTGCACGACAGTTTAGATCAGGCTCGCCGCTACATTTACGCCGAAGATCGCGATCAAAAGCTCGACCCCGACATGGTCGAGGCCTTCCTGCACAACGGGCCCAAAGTCGCCCGTTACATCGAAGAACACACGAACTTCGGCTGGATCCCAGCGATCTGGCCCGATTACCGGTCAGATATCCCCGGCGCCTCCGTGGGTCGCGCGTTGTTCCCCGGGCCCTATAACCCAGACGGTCTTGGCGAGGCCGCACAGTTTGTCCGTCCCGCACTGACCACCGGCATGGCAAAGAACCCCATGCCCTTCTGGTTACTCGGAGGTGTCAGCAGTGATGATGTGTGGATTGCCGGCCCGGCACTGGTCGGCGCGCTGCTGGAAGCCAACCTGCGCAACGGCGTCGACGTCCGTGTCTCGGCACCCGCCACCGGCCTGATCACCGAAGGATCACGCGTCACCGGTCTGACTGTTGAACACGATGGCAAGGAACACTCGGTTCGCACGACCCGTGGTGTGTTGATCGCCAGCGGTGGTTTCGAATCTGCTGAAGACAAGACCACACAACATCTCGGCGCCCCAATGGGCACCCACGTCTCGCCCCGCGGCCACAACGGCATCGCGCTACAACTGGCCGACGAAATCGGTGCTGAACTGACCTCGATGGAGGACGCCTGGTGGATGCCGGGTGTGCAGATCCCTGGTGAAACTTTGGACGGCAAACCGCTGAGCCGACTGCTCCTGGGTGAGCGTTCACTGCCGCACAGCATTATCGTCAACGCCGCAGGCAAGCGCTTCACGAACGAAGCCGAGTCCTATGACAAATTCGGTGCTGCAATGCGCCAGGTCGACCCGGCCACCGGAGACATGCCGAACGACCCGGCATGGTTCGTGTTCGATCAGAACTTCTGGGAGAAATTCGGTCTGTTTGGTGTGACCCCGGGCGGTGACGTGCCCGAATACGTTTATCAGGCCGATAGCCTGTCCGAGCTTGCCGAGCAGATTGATGTGGATCCAGTCGGCCTGTTGCGCACGGTAGATGAGTTCAACCCCGAAGCCGTCCAAGGTCGTGACCCGTGGTTCAACCGCGGTGAGACGCTGTTCGATCGGTACTTCGGTGCCTTCAACCCGCGCATGGGTGAGGCTGCCCCAGATGCCCAGGCGCCAGCCGCCACGGCCAAAGCACGGGCTACCATTGCCAAACTCATCGGTCCGATCGCGTCCAAAGGTGCCGGTTTCGTTGCCGGACGTCTCAATCCGGACACCCTGCGTTCGATGATCGTTGGGCCACTGACCAAGATTATGCGCCCGGTATTGAAGAGCCCGCAGTCCTCGACGCTTGGACCCATCAATAAGGGCCCGTTCTACGCGATCAAAGTGCACTCGAGTGCACTGGGTACCGTGGGCGGACCCAAGACCGATGCCCAAGGTCGCGTGCTGAGCACCAACGGAGACGTGGTCCCCGGCTTGTTCGCCGCCGGGAATGCCGGTGGGGCTCCTCTGGGTGGCTTCTATGGCGGGGCTGGTGGCACCATCTCACTGGGGTTGGTGTTTGGTCATCTGGCTGGCCGGACCGCTGCTGTCGGTTCATAA
- a CDS encoding DHA2 family efflux MFS transporter permease subunit, whose translation MWKALGALCVGLFITLLDQSLVAVALPQITEDLGASVNQAVWVSAIYLLTFAVPLLVTGRLGDRFGQRNVYLVGMAVFTLAATACAFAPTIEWLIFARAVQGLGASLLNPQPLSVINRIFPATKRGAAMGVWSAVASSSGLFGPVVGGLLVGWISWRSVFFLYIPFGLLAFILVALWVPKLPTAVSRIDPASAALSLIAVLAIVVTLQQGPELGWPLWLFGVLAAGLVALAVFIWLQHRAQRRGQDALVPPKLFSFNNFRWGAISVSTLGFAVYSMNLPIMLYLQLGAGLSAQAAGLLMLPMAAVSVVSAPLLGRLTDRLPPGRISKFGLTSMMTSMALFAILIATEVPVGWLAIPLVFQGAANAMSWSANSAISMRQLPPELVGAGSGVYNTSRQVGAVVGAAALGAMMQINLQFFEFSVAMGLSLVLHVVVLGIGLFAVSHFRQDLLQKEPAA comes from the coding sequence GTGTGGAAAGCCCTCGGCGCCCTCTGTGTGGGCCTCTTTATTACGTTGTTGGATCAGTCCCTGGTTGCCGTTGCGCTGCCACAAATCACCGAAGACTTAGGTGCCTCGGTCAATCAGGCCGTGTGGGTCTCAGCGATCTACTTACTGACCTTTGCCGTGCCATTATTGGTCACGGGCCGCCTAGGCGATCGCTTCGGACAGCGCAACGTCTACCTGGTGGGCATGGCCGTCTTCACCCTGGCTGCCACAGCCTGCGCATTCGCTCCCACGATTGAATGGCTCATCTTCGCTCGTGCCGTTCAAGGATTGGGCGCATCGCTGTTGAACCCCCAACCACTGAGTGTCATTAACCGGATCTTCCCGGCGACCAAACGCGGCGCGGCCATGGGTGTGTGGTCTGCGGTTGCTAGCTCATCGGGCCTCTTCGGACCGGTGGTCGGTGGCCTGCTGGTCGGGTGGATTAGCTGGCGTTCGGTCTTCTTCCTCTACATTCCCTTCGGCCTGCTCGCATTCATCCTGGTGGCCCTGTGGGTTCCGAAACTCCCCACCGCGGTTTCCCGTATTGATCCTGCGAGCGCGGCCCTATCGCTGATCGCAGTATTAGCGATTGTCGTGACCCTGCAGCAGGGACCAGAACTCGGCTGGCCGCTGTGGTTATTCGGCGTGCTGGCCGCCGGGCTGGTCGCGCTCGCCGTGTTTATTTGGTTGCAACACCGGGCACAACGGCGCGGTCAGGATGCCCTGGTGCCACCGAAGCTCTTTTCGTTCAATAACTTCCGGTGGGGCGCCATCTCCGTCTCCACCCTAGGCTTTGCGGTGTACTCGATGAATCTGCCGATCATGCTCTATCTGCAGCTTGGTGCAGGGCTATCCGCGCAGGCTGCAGGCTTACTGATGCTGCCAATGGCTGCGGTCTCCGTGGTCAGCGCTCCCCTGTTGGGTCGGCTCACCGACCGACTCCCACCCGGGCGGATCTCGAAGTTCGGGTTGACTTCGATGATGACCTCGATGGCGCTGTTTGCCATCTTGATCGCCACCGAGGTCCCCGTAGGCTGGCTGGCCATTCCATTGGTGTTCCAAGGTGCAGCCAATGCGATGAGCTGGTCGGCAAACTCCGCGATTTCGATGCGCCAGTTGCCGCCAGAACTGGTCGGTGCCGGCTCGGGTGTCTATAACACCTCGCGCCAGGTGGGTGCCGTGGTTGGTGCGGCCGCGCTGGGCGCGATGATGCAGATCAACCTGCAGTTCTTCGAATTCTCGGTCGCGATGGGATTGTCGCTGGTGCTGCACGTCGTCGTACTAGGCATCGGGCTGTTTGCGGTGTCGCACTTCCGCCAAGATCTACTTCAGAAAGAACCTGCAGCCTGA
- a CDS encoding carboxymuconolactone decarboxylase family protein, giving the protein MQHYDSKDSKFGRNLRKGAPDDFAKFVEWDQQVFAEEGHELSKKTRELIAIGVAATTQCPHCIEIHSRAAAKAGATEAELSEAVMVAMAMRAGGAMTHGWMAMKYFQDENDTGQSEQ; this is encoded by the coding sequence ATGCAGCACTACGATTCAAAAGACAGTAAGTTCGGCCGCAACCTCCGCAAAGGTGCCCCGGATGATTTCGCCAAGTTCGTTGAGTGGGATCAGCAAGTCTTCGCCGAAGAAGGCCACGAGCTATCGAAAAAGACCCGCGAACTGATTGCCATCGGGGTCGCCGCGACCACCCAGTGCCCGCACTGCATTGAGATCCACTCCCGGGCCGCTGCCAAAGCCGGAGCGACCGAAGCCGAACTGTCGGAAGCGGTCATGGTTGCCATGGCAATGCGCGCCGGCGGTGCGATGACGCACGGGTGGATGGCCATGAAATACTTCCAAGACGAAAACGATACAGGCCAAAGCGAACAGTAA
- a CDS encoding carbon starvation CstA family protein, with protein MEGPNALLLAVIGVGIMLAGYFLYSKYLSKRVFKLNDAYKTPAHQFNDGTDYVPTNRFVLWGHHFTSVAGAAPIVGPAIAVIWGWLPAFLWVVFGTVFFAGMHDLGSLWASARNKGQSLGTLSGRYIGPRGRNLFLVVIFFLLMMVIAAFATVTSGLLVDSPTAVIPTWGALIVALFVGQAIYRWNWNLPIVTVVGVIALFILIPLGDRFPLSFPDELLGLPPATWWIIILFAYGAIASLLPVWVLMQPRDYINGLQLFIALALLYVSVAIATPTVVAPAINNNVPADTPSLMPLLFVTIACGAISGFHGTVSSGTTSKQIDREGDARFVGYFGAVGEGLLALGTILVTTAAFRTVTEWEEMYDSFSSGGVEVFVEAGGTMVNQGLGLPAGLSSTILATMAVLFAATTMDTAVRLQRYIVQEIGQTFNVKIDMYTATAIAVGICIALTFSAGADGSGGVLIWPLFGTTNQLLAALTLSIVAVMLMRRRRPFLPVLIPAVFVIFVSIYALIVQLGQFYNDGNWLLLVLDIIVLIAAVWVLIEAALAMVRTRHQEPDPEDEEALTEEELLPAGTPRK; from the coding sequence GTGGAAGGCCCAAACGCTCTGTTATTGGCGGTGATCGGCGTGGGTATCATGCTGGCCGGTTACTTCCTGTACTCAAAATATCTTTCAAAACGGGTGTTCAAGCTCAACGATGCGTATAAAACACCCGCCCATCAATTCAATGACGGCACCGATTACGTGCCGACCAATAGATTCGTGTTGTGGGGCCACCACTTCACCTCGGTCGCTGGCGCGGCCCCGATTGTTGGTCCGGCCATCGCCGTGATCTGGGGTTGGCTACCCGCCTTCCTCTGGGTGGTCTTTGGGACCGTTTTCTTCGCCGGGATGCACGACCTCGGCTCACTGTGGGCCTCAGCCCGCAACAAAGGCCAATCCCTAGGAACCCTCTCCGGCCGCTACATCGGTCCGCGCGGACGCAACCTATTTCTGGTGGTCATCTTCTTCCTGCTGATGATGGTCATCGCAGCCTTCGCCACCGTGACCTCGGGGCTGTTAGTCGATTCCCCAACCGCGGTCATCCCGACCTGGGGTGCACTCATTGTGGCACTGTTCGTCGGGCAGGCCATATACCGCTGGAACTGGAATCTGCCAATCGTGACCGTCGTCGGCGTGATCGCACTATTCATTCTGATTCCGCTGGGCGACCGCTTCCCACTGTCCTTCCCCGATGAACTGCTCGGACTGCCGCCAGCAACCTGGTGGATCATCATCCTCTTCGCCTACGGTGCGATCGCCTCCCTACTTCCCGTGTGGGTGCTGATGCAGCCGCGTGACTACATCAACGGCCTGCAACTGTTCATCGCGCTGGCCCTGCTATATGTCTCGGTAGCCATCGCCACCCCAACCGTGGTGGCCCCGGCCATCAACAACAACGTCCCGGCTGACACACCGTCGTTGATGCCGTTGCTGTTCGTGACCATTGCCTGTGGTGCGATCTCCGGATTCCACGGCACCGTATCCTCCGGCACGACTTCCAAACAGATCGACCGCGAAGGCGACGCACGCTTTGTGGGCTATTTCGGGGCAGTGGGCGAGGGCCTACTGGCACTGGGAACCATCCTGGTCACCACCGCAGCCTTCCGCACCGTGACCGAGTGGGAAGAAATGTACGACAGCTTCTCCAGTGGCGGGGTCGAAGTCTTTGTCGAAGCCGGCGGGACGATGGTGAACCAGGGGCTTGGCCTACCAGCTGGACTCAGCTCGACCATTCTGGCCACCATGGCGGTCCTGTTCGCCGCAACCACTATGGACACCGCGGTGCGACTGCAACGCTATATCGTCCAAGAAATCGGGCAGACCTTCAACGTCAAAATCGACATGTACACGGCCACGGCCATCGCCGTGGGGATCTGTATCGCGCTGACCTTCTCCGCCGGTGCCGACGGTTCCGGTGGTGTGCTGATCTGGCCACTGTTTGGTACTACGAACCAGCTGTTGGCAGCGCTGACACTGTCGATTGTGGCCGTGATGCTGATGCGCAGACGGCGCCCGTTCCTGCCGGTGCTCATCCCAGCGGTGTTCGTCATCTTCGTGTCGATCTACGCGCTGATTGTCCAGCTGGGCCAGTTCTACAACGACGGCAACTGGCTGCTGCTGGTACTCGATATCATCGTGCTGATCGCCGCCGTCTGGGTGCTCATCGAAGCAGCACTGGCCATGGTTCGTACCAGACACCAGGAGCCAGACCCCGAAGACGAGGAAGCGCTAACCGAAGAAGAACTCCTGCCAGCCGGTACCCCTAGGAAATAG
- a CDS encoding SLC13 family permease: MRGEQAEDPAEDTQSSSRGPVTKQRIGLVLGPLLFAVFFFIPAITDLEDAPRAVLAVTLWVGTWWITEPIPIPATSLLPIILLPVTGGTDQETATTAYGDPIVFMYLGGFIIAMAIQRWGLHRRIAMTIIQMVGTSGSRIMLGVILACAFLSMWISNAATALMMLPIGLALVEEVRERELYDEKSFKRFATGLMLSIAYASTIGGLATLIGSVPNAVFAAQASILLDQEVTFASWMLFAGPMTLMMLLVLYLLFTRVLFKVSMQVDTPPDFVKEELKKLGPISYEEKVVLAVFATVGTLWISSGFIPEEFRLSDTTISILGAAIMFLIPAREREGGGGVLVWQDLIDLPWGILLLFGGGLSLAAAFEDSDLTSWFGDLLEGLDVLPYALIIIALAAIILFMTEIMSNTAVSNMLIPVAAGMALAMGVDPYSIMALVAISSSCAFMLPVATPPNAAVFSSGHITMDDMIKAGFWMNITAITLASLFILFWQPVVLSGV; this comes from the coding sequence ATGAGGGGTGAGCAAGCGGAAGACCCGGCGGAGGATACCCAGAGCTCCTCACGGGGACCCGTAACGAAGCAGCGTATTGGGCTGGTCCTGGGCCCCCTTCTCTTTGCGGTTTTCTTCTTCATCCCCGCTATCACAGACCTCGAAGACGCCCCGCGTGCAGTCCTAGCGGTCACCCTGTGGGTAGGGACCTGGTGGATCACCGAGCCGATTCCGATCCCGGCGACGTCGCTGTTACCGATCATCTTGCTGCCGGTGACCGGGGGAACAGACCAAGAGACTGCGACTACCGCCTACGGCGACCCCATTGTCTTCATGTACCTGGGCGGGTTCATCATTGCGATGGCCATCCAACGCTGGGGTCTGCATCGACGTATCGCCATGACCATCATTCAGATGGTGGGTACGAGCGGTTCACGCATCATGCTGGGCGTCATACTGGCATGCGCATTCCTGTCCATGTGGATATCAAACGCAGCGACTGCTCTGATGATGCTGCCCATCGGCCTGGCACTGGTCGAGGAAGTCCGCGAGCGCGAGCTCTATGATGAGAAATCGTTCAAGCGGTTTGCTACCGGATTGATGCTGTCCATTGCCTATGCTTCAACCATAGGAGGCCTGGCAACGCTCATCGGTTCGGTACCGAACGCTGTCTTTGCTGCCCAAGCGTCCATCCTTCTCGACCAAGAAGTCACCTTTGCTTCGTGGATGCTCTTCGCCGGGCCGATGACCCTGATGATGCTGCTGGTGTTATACCTGTTGTTTACCCGCGTCCTGTTCAAAGTCTCGATGCAGGTGGATACCCCACCAGATTTTGTCAAGGAAGAGCTGAAGAAGCTCGGGCCCATTAGTTACGAAGAAAAAGTGGTCTTGGCTGTGTTCGCCACTGTCGGCACGCTGTGGATCTCCAGCGGGTTTATCCCCGAAGAGTTCCGCCTCAGCGATACAACGATCTCCATATTGGGCGCCGCGATCATGTTTCTGATCCCCGCACGCGAACGCGAGGGTGGGGGTGGCGTGCTAGTATGGCAGGACCTCATAGACCTGCCGTGGGGGATTCTGTTGCTCTTCGGCGGTGGCCTGTCTTTAGCTGCCGCCTTTGAGGACTCAGACCTCACCAGTTGGTTCGGGGATCTGCTGGAGGGGCTAGATGTTCTTCCATACGCCCTGATCATCATTGCGCTCGCCGCCATCATTTTGTTCATGACCGAGATCATGTCCAACACCGCAGTATCCAATATGTTGATTCCGGTAGCTGCCGGCATGGCATTGGCGATGGGTGTCGACCCCTACTCGATCATGGCCCTGGTGGCTATCAGCTCCAGTTGTGCCTTCATGCTACCGGTGGCCACACCCCCTAACGCGGCGGTGTTCAGCTCCGGCCACATCACCATGGACGACATGATCAAAGCGGGTTTCTGGATGAATATCACTGCCATCACCCTCGCTTCATTATTCATTCTGTTCTGGCAGCCTGTCGTACTCAGCGGGGTCTGA
- a CDS encoding DUF3817 domain-containing protein yields the protein MFATPRKFFRFFAIAEVISWTLLIGGIILRATQGWDLAVTIGGGIHGFVFLAYALTAVLMSKNQRWAAGPSAIAIVSAAIPYATIPVDIWLHRTGRLEGDWRRLATDDPRDQAWHDRLLRWIINHPVLSILIGLAAVVVMYIALLLMGPPV from the coding sequence ATGTTCGCTACACCGCGCAAGTTTTTCCGCTTCTTTGCCATCGCGGAGGTGATTTCCTGGACGTTGCTGATCGGCGGGATCATCTTACGGGCCACTCAGGGCTGGGACCTGGCCGTAACCATCGGCGGCGGAATCCACGGGTTCGTGTTCCTGGCGTATGCGCTGACTGCTGTATTGATGTCGAAGAATCAACGCTGGGCCGCCGGACCGTCGGCAATTGCCATTGTCAGTGCCGCGATCCCCTATGCGACCATCCCGGTAGATATATGGTTGCACCGTACCGGTCGACTCGAAGGCGACTGGCGCCGGTTGGCCACCGATGATCCACGGGATCAGGCCTGGCACGATCGGTTACTGCGCTGGATTATCAACCACCCGGTACTCAGCATCCTCATCGGGCTGGCTGCGGTGGTCGTGATGTACATCGCGCTGCTGCTAATGGGCCCACCGGTCTAA
- a CDS encoding glutathione-independent formaldehyde dehydrogenase, which translates to MKAVVYKGPFEVAVEEVEDPKIQDPTDVIVRITSTAICGSDLHMYEGRTDAEPGITFGHENMGIVEEVGDGVHVVKKGDRVVMPFNVACGFCDNCRKGKSAFCLTVNVDGFAGGAYGYVGMGPYAGGQAEYLRVPFADYNCVPLPEGTEHEKDFALLADIFPTGYHSTELAGVRPGDTVAVYGAGPVGIMAAYSAQLKGASRVFVVDNVANRLDIVKDMGAEPINFDDGDPVEQIHDAVQDYGVDRGIDAVGYQATAADGEEQPAVVLNQLVGTVKATGGLGIIGLYVPSDPGAPDEHSAKGELLFKVGKFFEKGQTMGTGQADAKQYAHTLRDLIIAGRAKPGFIVSKELPLEDAPDAYERFDKREEGYSKVLLQPGR; encoded by the coding sequence TTGAAAGCTGTTGTTTATAAAGGACCATTTGAAGTCGCCGTCGAAGAAGTCGAGGACCCCAAAATCCAAGACCCGACCGACGTGATCGTTCGTATCACCTCGACCGCGATCTGTGGTTCGGACCTCCACATGTACGAAGGCCGCACCGACGCTGAACCGGGTATTACGTTCGGCCACGAGAATATGGGCATCGTGGAAGAAGTCGGCGACGGGGTACACGTCGTCAAGAAAGGCGACCGCGTCGTGATGCCCTTCAACGTTGCCTGTGGCTTCTGTGATAACTGCCGCAAAGGAAAATCCGCGTTCTGCCTAACCGTCAACGTCGACGGTTTCGCTGGCGGTGCCTACGGGTACGTCGGAATGGGCCCGTATGCGGGTGGCCAGGCTGAATACCTGCGCGTGCCGTTCGCGGACTACAACTGTGTGCCACTGCCAGAGGGCACCGAACACGAAAAAGACTTCGCGCTGCTGGCCGATATCTTCCCAACCGGCTACCACTCGACCGAACTCGCCGGGGTACGCCCAGGCGACACCGTCGCGGTCTACGGTGCAGGACCGGTCGGCATCATGGCCGCTTACTCTGCACAGCTCAAAGGCGCCAGCCGTGTGTTTGTGGTCGATAACGTCGCCAACCGGCTGGATATTGTCAAAGACATGGGGGCCGAGCCGATCAACTTCGACGACGGCGACCCGGTCGAACAAATCCACGACGCCGTCCAAGACTACGGTGTCGATCGCGGTATCGATGCTGTCGGGTACCAAGCGACCGCAGCCGACGGCGAAGAACAACCAGCAGTGGTACTCAACCAGCTGGTGGGCACCGTCAAAGCCACCGGAGGATTGGGCATCATTGGACTGTATGTCCCATCGGACCCGGGCGCCCCTGATGAACACTCGGCAAAAGGCGAGCTGCTATTCAAGGTTGGCAAGTTCTTCGAAAAAGGCCAGACCATGGGCACCGGACAGGCCGACGCGAAACAGTATGCGCATACGCTGCGCGACCTGATTATCGCTGGTCGGGCCAAACCCGGGTTCATTGTCTCCAAGGAACTGCCACTGGAAGACGCACCGGATGCCTACGAGCGTTTCGACAAGCGTGAAGAAGGCTACTCCAAAGTGCTACTTCAGCCAGGACGCTAA
- a CDS encoding nitroreductase family protein has product MTRDTSSQGPVFQAMANRASQSKVTDEAPTHEELRDLMSVLNSVPDHSRLRPWRVIELRGDDREVLGRAMAKTRDMSTEKGIAKATRAPLVLAIVVSPQKSKKVPYWEQEAVASGVAHYLTLLLAEAGWGTMWRTGDGTRSKTMRKAHKLADGEELLGWIYVGGVPETQKKPKPRKPLKIDEHLTPGL; this is encoded by the coding sequence ATGACCCGCGATACTTCTTCACAGGGCCCAGTGTTCCAGGCGATGGCCAACCGTGCCTCGCAGTCAAAAGTCACCGATGAGGCACCCACCCACGAGGAACTCCGCGACTTGATGAGCGTGCTCAATAGCGTGCCGGATCATTCCCGGTTGCGCCCGTGGCGCGTCATCGAACTGCGCGGCGACGACCGTGAAGTACTGGGCCGTGCCATGGCCAAGACCCGCGACATGAGTACTGAAAAAGGCATCGCCAAGGCCACTCGGGCACCCTTGGTGCTGGCCATTGTTGTGTCACCACAAAAATCCAAGAAAGTGCCCTATTGGGAACAAGAAGCCGTGGCCTCTGGGGTCGCGCACTACCTGACGCTGCTACTGGCCGAAGCAGGCTGGGGCACCATGTGGCGCACGGGCGACGGCACCCGCTCCAAGACCATGCGCAAAGCTCATAAGCTTGCCGACGGTGAAGAACTGCTGGGCTGGATCTACGTCGGCGGCGTGCCTGAGACCCAGAAGAAACCCAAGCCACGCAAACCGCTCAAAATCGATGAGCACCTCACTCCGGGACTCTAA